From a region of the Aeoliella mucimassa genome:
- a CDS encoding formyltetrahydrofolate deformylase → MQVVITAVGPDNRGLADPIVHSVTALGANISEIQMFDHDQESVFSMLTRVEIDPGQRTKVEEAMAGVAESTGLSVRTWSPDICGRKPRVAICVTFRPETPRAILEAIQDGAIKATPSVMIGNREKCHSLADEFGVPWENIADEDGIPDDERLIDICDEHQVDYIVLARYMRVLPAASCWKYAGGRIINLHHGLLPSFPGIRPYHEAYASRMLTFGATCHFIVPELDAGNQIIYQSTFTVPPGQTVDEVVRQGQERNEPHCLVEGVRRVVDGEVKLHFNRVVATHR, encoded by the coding sequence ATGCAAGTCGTAATCACAGCCGTAGGGCCTGACAATCGAGGATTGGCGGATCCGATTGTCCATTCGGTGACCGCCCTGGGAGCGAACATCTCGGAGATCCAGATGTTCGACCACGACCAGGAGTCGGTATTCAGCATGCTAACTCGTGTGGAGATTGATCCAGGCCAACGCACGAAAGTGGAAGAAGCCATGGCCGGCGTGGCAGAAAGCACTGGACTTTCCGTGCGTACCTGGTCGCCTGACATCTGCGGCAGGAAGCCTCGCGTAGCGATCTGCGTGACCTTCCGTCCCGAAACCCCACGTGCCATTCTAGAAGCGATTCAGGATGGGGCTATCAAGGCGACTCCGTCGGTGATGATTGGCAATCGTGAAAAGTGCCATAGTTTGGCAGACGAATTTGGAGTTCCCTGGGAGAACATCGCCGACGAAGATGGGATTCCCGATGACGAGCGGCTGATCGACATCTGCGACGAACATCAAGTCGACTACATTGTGCTGGCCCGCTACATGCGAGTGCTACCAGCGGCAAGCTGCTGGAAGTACGCTGGGGGGCGAATCATCAACCTACATCACGGCTTGCTGCCGAGTTTCCCAGGCATTCGCCCCTATCACGAAGCGTACGCGAGTCGCATGCTCACCTTCGGAGCAACGTGCCATTTCATTGTGCCAGAGTTGGATGCTGGCAATCAGATCATTTACCAATCGACCTTTACCGTTCCTCCTGGGCAGACCGTCGACGAAGTCGTTCGCCAAGGGCAAGAACGCAACGAGCCACACTGCTTGGTGGAAGGAGTTCGCCGAGTGGTCGATGGCGAAGTGAAACTTCACTTTAATCGCGTCGTAGCCACTCACCGCTAA
- a CDS encoding ACP S-malonyltransferase, with product MGLPEYPEAVAFIMSVELAQLEMLETVHDIRFHDAKLAFGYSLGELTAVAAKRLVGAVDAMTIPVALAWDCASLASDIEMGILFSRSEMIPEDAVHRLCERVTAEMRGVVGTSSILSPNTLLVLGQHGALGRFKQLMHEALPKSVLLKRDPNIWPPLHTPIVRQRWIPDRASVMMERMLPATTSEGPQLFSLATGAPSYQTMPTREVLRRWVDHPQRLWDAVTFTLREDVDLVVHVGPGPNVIPATFQRLSDNVSTQLARLSLGKAGVRAVSNLVHRRWLANLLPDRAALLRAPGVEHVILEDWLLENAPR from the coding sequence TTGGGGCTGCCCGAATATCCCGAGGCGGTTGCCTTTATTATGTCGGTGGAACTCGCTCAGCTGGAGATGCTGGAAACAGTGCATGACATACGGTTTCATGATGCCAAGCTGGCATTTGGATACAGCCTGGGAGAGCTCACGGCTGTTGCTGCCAAGCGGTTGGTGGGTGCCGTAGATGCCATGACCATCCCCGTTGCGCTAGCGTGGGATTGTGCATCGCTGGCGAGCGACATTGAGATGGGCATCCTCTTCTCGCGATCGGAAATGATTCCGGAGGATGCAGTGCATCGCTTGTGCGAGCGTGTAACCGCCGAAATGCGGGGCGTGGTCGGCACTTCGTCCATTTTGTCGCCCAATACGCTACTCGTGTTGGGGCAACATGGAGCATTGGGGCGATTCAAGCAGTTGATGCACGAGGCATTGCCAAAGTCAGTGTTGCTGAAACGCGACCCTAACATCTGGCCGCCGTTGCATACACCGATTGTTAGACAGCGGTGGATTCCGGATCGCGCTTCGGTAATGATGGAACGCATGCTACCAGCGACGACTAGCGAGGGGCCACAACTGTTTTCGCTAGCAACCGGAGCGCCCAGCTACCAAACGATGCCTACCCGCGAGGTGCTACGCCGGTGGGTGGATCATCCCCAGCGATTGTGGGATGCGGTAACCTTCACCCTTCGGGAGGATGTCGATCTTGTCGTCCACGTGGGGCCGGGACCGAACGTGATTCCTGCAACGTTCCAACGACTGAGCGATAACGTGAGTACTCAGCTGGCGCGTCTATCACTAGGAAAAGCCGGCGTGCGTGCCGTGTCGAATCTGGTTCACCGCAGGTGGTTGGCCAATCTACTGCCCGACCGGGCGGCGCTATTGCGCGCACCCGGTGTCGAGCATGTGATTCTGGAAGATTGGCTGTTGGAGAATGCTCCCAGATAG
- a CDS encoding CBS domain-containing protein, with protein sequence MLTAEQIMTPNVYTIHPDATIQQAISMLLDKRISGLPVIDDSGTLVGVLTEYGLLAMVYDKQIMNNTVAQHMTREVISVEANEPVNHVADQFILHRVRRLPVIRQGKLIGLISRVDVLRALCEAQAPVCSA encoded by the coding sequence ATGCTTACTGCTGAACAGATTATGACACCCAACGTGTATACCATTCATCCCGATGCGACCATTCAGCAAGCCATTAGCATGTTGCTGGACAAACGCATTAGTGGCTTACCTGTGATCGATGACTCAGGCACCCTGGTCGGCGTACTCACCGAATATGGGTTGCTTGCGATGGTGTATGACAAGCAGATCATGAATAACACGGTCGCGCAACATATGACTCGCGAAGTGATCTCGGTGGAAGCCAACGAACCAGTGAATCATGTAGCCGATCAGTTCATATTGCATCGCGTTCGTCGACTTCCGGTGATTCGCCAGGGCAAGTTAATTGGACTCATCTCTCGCGTCGATGTCTTGCGCGCCTTGTGCGAAGCACAAGCGCCGGTCTGCTCGGCCTAA
- a CDS encoding OmpH family outer membrane protein yields MNKLFALSFTLMALPCFVGCTQTEPAPTAAKQSQGLGVAIIDLDEIAHQLGSDKQIVTAIKQREAALNTKLTELAKSYAEALNKQKEAMDAEPAAEEGTVQLASYQEQANKNFQNARSQAKQNLAVHRQQLISKFREAVKPAARKVARERGLSVIVTKQDSLLYDYAPECDITNDVVEALRASATKSKPAESTAQATAPKQG; encoded by the coding sequence ATGAACAAGCTATTTGCCCTGTCATTTACACTTATGGCACTCCCCTGCTTCGTTGGCTGCACCCAAACCGAACCGGCCCCGACAGCAGCCAAGCAGTCACAAGGCCTTGGGGTTGCAATCATCGATCTCGACGAGATTGCCCATCAGTTGGGTAGCGATAAGCAAATCGTGACCGCGATCAAGCAACGCGAGGCCGCGCTCAATACCAAGCTCACGGAACTCGCCAAGTCGTACGCCGAAGCCCTGAATAAGCAAAAAGAAGCGATGGACGCGGAGCCCGCAGCCGAAGAGGGGACTGTGCAGCTAGCTTCGTACCAGGAGCAAGCCAACAAGAACTTCCAGAACGCCCGGTCCCAAGCCAAACAGAATCTGGCGGTTCACCGTCAGCAATTGATCAGCAAGTTTCGTGAAGCCGTCAAACCGGCTGCTCGTAAGGTGGCTCGCGAACGAGGACTAAGCGTGATTGTCACGAAGCAAGACAGCCTGCTCTACGACTATGCACCGGAGTGCGATATTACCAACGACGTGGTAGAAGCATTGCGGGCGTCGGCCACGAAGAGCAAACCGGCTGAATCCACTGCTCAAGCGACGGCCCCCAAGCAGGGTTAA
- a CDS encoding beta strand repeat-containing protein — MTIICLMAASLAHGQTPTSVDPSMIQTGPTGDIVYSTEGSFYSRPNASYSPYGSDYSPSAQAHLRARYNTKSYGQVRGNLDLGTMRVFETPEGVWFVDGQVTLNDESKIGYNVGIGYRYMTLPLFPFSDDTAKIAGISIWSDGTTTINDNFLSQFGVSLEYLGDNWDVRWNSYAALSGTESGEAVGTGDISYVGNFLAAETITGTDEALGVNEFEIARRMGNRDLWFYGGGYGLYGDTTDTTGYKLGARGYLTPDLSVDLGIYDDDVFGTNSKFTVTWFIGRTRDPAYCTPSLATRMRDPVIRNDYVAVRQDNVFGGEILEGDLDGDGEVEPIRVVHVDSSAAAGGDGSFENPLNTLAGIEGTGASPGIVFVHSGSAFTDDAAVLLDGQRMLGEGNDIEHIVSTTDFGDVVLPESSLGAASGAIPTITNSGAQDAITLANNTLEVSNLSIDGGARGIVAPNGNMGVDINHVAISNTTGNGIELTPGVFADDPETTTDELAVRFAPTISDVTFDNIGGNDIDIDATSPEASSVPITEAIAISNVTSTNGQGIGINLSNNVSAVSISDYSNDSGSGPAAILLTSNDGAVSITDATITNQAGMGISLVNSDGSHTFTDVAITDTDGAAMHVSGGEADVTFTGKITQAGLGAVLLVENEHTGSLDFFEMEEDEGVIEATSGAGIVLNNADGVYTFNENVTLNGTTNALDVTNDSEGTLTFLDAEFTDTTGTTIHFDGGEASLSLTGIVSQSNAATTLFVENEHTGTLTFTERETDEGIFDVTNGDGFVFDDADGGYVFNSLVTLDGSGNGADTAIDILNDSDGTFTFADATIVDPSGEAIRVDGGSSTFTFTGDISQNNNVAAVYVTGEHDGTMTFLSRDTDSDVITATNGSGLQFDQADGDYGFIGAVTLDGSAVAADTGVDIIDSDGTFTFSETTIVDPTGTAFNVDGGTADVDFTGSIEQSNNATTVAVTGGHTGSMTFSSIDTDTDVINATNGDGLQFDNADGTYDFDGTVVLDGSSNGADTGIDIINDSDGTFTFLDTTIVDPSGTAFNVVGGSADVSYIGNITQSNNATTVSVTGGHDGTISFTVGGDTDEVINATNGNGLQFDNADGTYRFNSAMVLNGGDAGVDILNGSSGSFTFDNEVEIINPTGDAFVIDSSSADVDFNGTITDNTGYAVRIENNTDGTVTFDGEVTSTGTGILVQNNTGGSFSFNGGADLDTTTNDAVTLASNTGTTISFSSLDINTTSGDGFVATNSEGVSVLGTGNTITTTTGTGLNLNGVEVASAGIAIDSVSVDGAVNGIVMTDVTGGPVVIGATASSQGGGGEIHNTTGDGIVLTNVEDVTLNFVEVMNATGDGIMMTNSNSAQMNVRIADSVVRGSSDQGISLDANGTGVVRLAMTDNTLDSNTNQSINLDINGNASTVHIIASDNNVDTSTTSSEAFNLVAQGASGKTVNLLLDTNSFTNDDGTAAAANILADGNATLNVTAVDNTFVNSDNTPGPAFQATTNAGSARIRLNLDGNTASSGTVAGNDDFYLINNAGTFTVEDLADIETNNTGQVSQTGVIGNDSGNIPQPQQP; from the coding sequence ATGACGATCATATGTCTGATGGCTGCTTCACTGGCCCACGGACAAACGCCGACAAGTGTCGATCCGTCAATGATTCAGACAGGACCCACCGGCGACATCGTCTATTCGACTGAGGGAAGCTTCTATAGCCGCCCTAATGCCAGTTACTCTCCCTATGGAAGCGACTACAGCCCAAGTGCACAGGCGCACTTGAGAGCGCGCTACAACACCAAGAGCTACGGCCAGGTGCGTGGTAACCTCGATTTAGGCACCATGCGAGTCTTTGAAACACCTGAAGGGGTGTGGTTTGTCGATGGCCAGGTAACACTGAACGATGAGTCGAAGATCGGCTACAACGTTGGTATTGGTTACCGATACATGACGTTGCCGCTCTTCCCGTTTAGCGACGATACCGCCAAGATTGCTGGTATCAGTATCTGGTCCGACGGTACCACTACCATCAACGACAACTTCCTGTCGCAGTTCGGTGTGTCGCTTGAGTACCTCGGCGACAACTGGGACGTGCGGTGGAACTCGTACGCTGCTCTTTCGGGCACTGAATCCGGAGAAGCGGTTGGAACCGGCGACATTTCGTACGTCGGCAACTTCTTGGCCGCGGAGACCATTACTGGTACCGACGAAGCCCTGGGAGTGAACGAGTTCGAAATCGCTCGTCGCATGGGGAACCGCGACCTGTGGTTCTACGGCGGCGGTTATGGCTTATATGGCGATACTACCGACACCACTGGTTACAAGCTGGGTGCTCGTGGTTATCTGACCCCGGATCTCTCGGTCGACTTAGGCATTTACGACGACGACGTCTTCGGAACCAACTCGAAATTCACCGTTACATGGTTCATTGGACGTACTCGCGATCCCGCTTACTGTACGCCCTCTTTGGCAACGCGGATGCGGGATCCTGTGATTCGTAACGACTACGTGGCAGTGCGTCAGGATAACGTCTTTGGTGGCGAGATTCTTGAGGGCGACCTCGACGGAGACGGTGAAGTAGAACCTATTCGCGTGGTGCATGTCGATAGTTCGGCAGCTGCAGGTGGTGATGGTTCGTTTGAGAACCCGCTCAACACGCTGGCCGGTATCGAAGGCACTGGTGCCTCGCCCGGTATCGTGTTTGTGCACAGCGGCAGCGCCTTTACCGACGATGCTGCAGTACTGCTCGACGGCCAACGCATGTTGGGCGAAGGCAACGACATCGAGCATATCGTAAGCACCACCGATTTTGGCGACGTGGTGCTACCGGAAAGTTCGCTCGGAGCCGCTTCGGGTGCAATTCCCACGATTACCAACTCGGGAGCCCAGGATGCCATTACTTTGGCTAACAATACCTTGGAAGTCTCGAATCTCTCGATCGACGGCGGTGCCCGCGGCATCGTCGCTCCCAATGGCAACATGGGAGTCGATATCAATCACGTAGCTATTTCGAATACAACTGGCAACGGTATCGAACTCACCCCTGGTGTGTTTGCGGATGATCCTGAGACCACGACCGACGAACTCGCAGTGCGGTTTGCTCCCACGATTTCGGATGTGACCTTCGATAACATTGGTGGCAACGACATCGATATCGATGCCACTTCGCCGGAAGCGTCGAGCGTGCCAATTACGGAAGCGATTGCTATCTCTAATGTCACCAGCACCAATGGACAGGGCATTGGCATCAATCTGTCGAATAACGTGAGTGCTGTATCGATTAGCGACTACTCGAACGACTCGGGTAGTGGTCCGGCAGCTATCTTGTTGACTTCGAACGATGGTGCTGTTTCGATCACCGATGCTACCATCACCAATCAGGCTGGCATGGGTATCTCGCTGGTCAATTCCGATGGCAGTCACACCTTCACCGACGTGGCTATCACCGACACCGACGGAGCAGCCATGCACGTCAGTGGGGGGGAAGCCGACGTTACCTTCACCGGCAAGATCACTCAAGCTGGTTTGGGGGCGGTGTTGTTAGTTGAAAACGAGCATACTGGGTCGCTCGACTTCTTCGAAATGGAAGAGGATGAGGGAGTGATCGAAGCCACCAGCGGTGCGGGCATCGTGCTCAACAACGCCGATGGTGTCTACACATTTAACGAAAACGTAACGCTGAATGGCACCACTAATGCGTTGGATGTGACCAACGATTCGGAAGGCACATTGACCTTCCTCGATGCTGAGTTCACGGATACCACCGGCACCACGATTCACTTCGACGGTGGCGAAGCAAGCTTGAGCCTTACCGGTATCGTGTCGCAAAGCAATGCGGCAACTACGTTGTTTGTGGAGAATGAGCACACGGGTACGTTGACCTTCACCGAACGTGAAACCGACGAAGGTATCTTCGACGTGACGAATGGCGACGGCTTTGTGTTCGACGACGCAGACGGCGGTTACGTGTTCAACAGCCTCGTGACGTTGGATGGTTCTGGTAACGGTGCGGATACAGCGATCGATATCCTGAACGATTCGGATGGTACGTTTACCTTCGCTGATGCAACGATTGTCGATCCTTCGGGTGAAGCGATCCGGGTAGACGGCGGTTCTTCGACCTTCACCTTCACGGGTGATATCAGCCAAAATAACAACGTGGCCGCGGTCTACGTGACCGGCGAACACGATGGCACCATGACCTTCCTGTCGCGTGATACCGATAGCGATGTAATCACCGCCACAAATGGTTCGGGCTTGCAGTTCGACCAGGCTGACGGCGACTACGGTTTCATTGGTGCAGTCACCTTGGATGGCTCTGCCGTGGCGGCTGATACCGGGGTGGATATCATCGATTCGGATGGTACTTTCACCTTCAGCGAAACGACCATCGTCGATCCAACCGGCACGGCGTTTAACGTCGATGGTGGTACGGCCGACGTCGACTTCACTGGTAGCATTGAACAGTCGAACAATGCGACCACAGTCGCTGTGACCGGCGGTCACACGGGTTCAATGACCTTCAGTTCGATCGATACCGACACCGACGTGATCAACGCGACAAATGGTGACGGTCTGCAATTCGATAACGCGGATGGTACCTACGACTTTGATGGTACCGTGGTGCTCGATGGCTCTTCCAATGGGGCCGATACCGGTATCGATATCATCAACGATTCGGATGGTACCTTTACCTTCCTCGATACGACGATTGTCGACCCGAGTGGAACCGCGTTTAACGTGGTTGGTGGTTCGGCTGATGTGAGCTATATCGGTAACATCACTCAGTCCAATAACGCGACGACGGTATCTGTCACTGGTGGTCATGATGGAACGATCAGCTTCACCGTTGGTGGAGACACCGACGAAGTCATCAATGCGACCAATGGTAATGGTCTGCAGTTTGACAACGCTGATGGTACCTATCGCTTTAACAGTGCGATGGTGCTCAATGGCGGAGACGCTGGTGTGGACATCTTGAACGGCTCGTCGGGTAGCTTCACCTTCGATAACGAAGTGGAGATCATCAATCCGACTGGCGACGCCTTTGTGATCGACAGCAGCTCTGCCGATGTCGACTTCAACGGAACCATCACCGACAATACCGGCTACGCGGTACGAATCGAGAACAATACCGACGGTACGGTTACCTTTGATGGTGAAGTCACCAGCACCGGAACAGGTATCCTGGTTCAGAACAACACCGGCGGAAGCTTCAGCTTCAACGGTGGTGCTGACCTTGATACCACAACTAACGATGCGGTCACCTTGGCGAGCAACACTGGAACGACTATCTCGTTCTCGTCGCTAGATATCAATACCACCTCGGGGGATGGCTTTGTGGCCACGAACTCCGAAGGAGTCTCGGTGCTTGGTACCGGTAACACGATTACCACTACCACCGGCACTGGCTTGAACCTTAATGGTGTCGAGGTGGCAAGTGCTGGCATCGCCATCGATAGTGTTTCGGTCGACGGTGCGGTGAATGGTATTGTGATGACCGATGTCACCGGTGGTCCGGTTGTGATCGGTGCTACGGCTTCCTCGCAAGGTGGTGGTGGCGAAATCCATAACACCACTGGGGATGGTATCGTGCTGACCAACGTGGAAGACGTCACTCTCAACTTTGTTGAAGTGATGAACGCCACCGGCGATGGTATCATGATGACTAACAGCAACTCGGCACAAATGAACGTGCGGATTGCTGACTCGGTGGTGCGTGGTTCGAGCGATCAGGGCATCAGCCTCGACGCCAATGGTACTGGTGTCGTGCGACTGGCGATGACCGACAACACGCTCGACTCGAATACCAACCAGAGTATCAACCTCGATATCAACGGCAACGCCAGTACGGTGCACATTATTGCCTCAGACAATAACGTTGACACCTCGACCACCTCGAGCGAAGCGTTCAACTTGGTGGCTCAGGGTGCCTCGGGCAAGACGGTGAACCTGTTGCTGGATACCAATAGCTTTACCAATGACGATGGTACTGCAGCGGCGGCTAACATCCTGGCCGATGGTAACGCCACGTTGAATGTCACCGCTGTGGACAACACGTTTGTCAACAGCGATAACACCCCAGGTCCTGCGTTCCAAGCCACGACCAACGCTGGTTCGGCTCGCATTCGCCTGAACCTCGATGGCAACACGGCTAGCTCTGGTACCGTGGCCGGCAACGATGATTTCTATCTCATCAACAATGCTGGTACCTTCACGGTCGAAGACCTGGCCGACATCGAGACCAACAACACTGGCCAAGTCAGTCAGACCGGTGTGATTGGAAACGACTCGGGTAACATTCCTCAGCCGCAGCAACCGTAA